TTGGGCCAATTGGCCATTTATTCTCCTTGCTTGGTGTAGCAATATACTTTCTCccttttgaaaccccagtgtcataGATTGGCAGTTATGTGCATTGGGCGGAGAACCCAGTCTTTGACTGATTTAGAGTTCCATAAGGAGATGATTCAGAGTTGTGATCTAAAGGCCAGGTAAGGGTTAAACTTATGGAGGGGAGGTAAGACCTTTCTAGACAGaggaaataatacatatataggCCTTGGGACAACAGAAAGCCCTGACACCTGACAAATGACAGAAAAGAAGGCTTAAGTGGCTAGGTCTGCAAAAATAATTAGTACAGTAGAGTTAGATGAGCCTGGAGATGTGGATAAAGGCAAGCCATTAAAAAGTTTCAAGTAGGTAAAGTACTGGTctcagatttgcattttgaaaaaatcACTCCCTGCTGGATGGAGAAGGGATAGaatgctaaaaaaacaaaaaggcttGACGAGAACTGTCAACTGCCTTGAGTAATCATCTGCAGTCTAGGGATTGATGTGGTTATCCAGGGTAGGGTCTTATCCataggtgcctgcccatgattttaaaaataaatgaatacatgttTACCTCCCACACAAGTacaatgagaaaattaaagaaatacaagaatTATTAGGCTTATAAAAACTAGTAGTCCCTTGAGTCTTCCTTCCCACACTCCATGCCCATTCCACTAAGAACCCCTTCCTCTACTCATAATTATTCATCTGGTATTacctcctttttaattttttaaatatacataatatGCTTAAAGTGCTATGTAAGGACCCAGGGTCAAGGTCTCCTCCTCCACTTTGAGAGGAAGTCACACAGCAGCCTGCACGACCAGGACCGatggtaaagggtaaaaaatgtaAAACCCCCTCCCCTAATAACCAACTCTCacgagagtctgctgaaatttcCTTGTAACCAAATTACTGAGACTGTTAAAGTTTATAAGCCTTTCCTGGGCATGCCTGTCTCGCTGTTTCGCTCTTGGCTTTGGGCAAACTGCAGACTTTCATCTCCCAACCAGCCACCATTGGGGAAAATCTTCCTGCCTATAGGCCCTAGTTAAACTCAGGGTGATCTTTCTAGCatattctttggtcttggggttgtgctgggctggaacatgctatttctttatttttcagttttagacaTTGACTGCTTACTGCccacaatggaagaaaagaacTTCATGAACTTCCTCCACATCTTGCCCCCGTTTCAAACTCTCTTCATATTCTGCCAAAAGTAAgcattcaaataatttttattcttcccatataagaaaaatatttgaactcATTCATTTCCTGAAAAATCTATCAATCAGTAAGGACAGAACCAGTACATTTTGCTATAAATTCAAACCTTTGTGAGGTTAAAAGTACCTTACTGTAAATCCATCATGGATATATTTGAAGCAGTAAGGATTTTTGCCCCTTTAGGCAAAAACTGCCACATTTTTAAGCTGgcataaaaatattcaaggaaatcaGTTGAATTATACATGCTAGTTGAATCTCATAATAAAGTTAATTGCactaggagaaaaaaatgatcttTATAGGAGAAATATCTTGGAATTATCTTTCTAATGTTAAAAAAGTCATTAACTGATGATATTCAATGTTTACTATCAATGATGTAGCAAAACAGGTCTGTCACATGCTGCTGCTAGAAgtttaaattggaaaataagtGGGCAATTCCTAACCAGAGTCTAAAAGTATTAGTGTCATGTTTTGATCCTCGTAGAAATACGCAGAGACACAGAGACTTCTGCACAAGAAAATTCATGATAACATTATTTataacaatggaaaaataatcttaatgccccccaaagcaagaaaattgttaaatatatCACATCTATAAACCAGAATCATATAAAATCATTAAATTCATGCTTTCAAATGTTTAAGCCATAGGAAAATGCTCatgtgttaaatgaaaaaaaacagttGAGGTCACCATAGCTGTAAAAACAAGTATATGTGTAATTATACACATTTATAAGCATATTATATGTGTACACATTTACAAAATACACATTCTGATTTTTTACAGCACATAAAAAGAGAGTTTTATTCCTCTCAGAGTGGTCTCCCACCCATATGCTTCAGAATCACCTGAGGGgcttattaaaaatgaatattcttgGGTACCACCAGACTTACTGAATTAAAGTCTCTGGAAGCAGACCCCAATGATCTCCATGTATCTAAGCACCTTAACCAATCTTGACTCACACCTCATTCTGAGGTGGACCAGAAGTACTCTCTCTAGGTAGTGGAATCAGGAGTAATAGTCTCCTTTGTTTTGAATCTTAAAAAATTCTCTACTGAGCATAGACTGCTTTTATGATTAAAAGCTCATTAAAAGCCCATACTAGAAATCAGAGCTGATTTATGATATATTTAGGCAAGTCTAAACTCCTTTTGACACCTGTGAAGTGTACATTTTTAATCTACAATAAACAGGTATCTGTATTCCTGACACTTCAGTTAGTATAAGACAAAGAAAGTACAATATTACAAGTACATATGGGAGGGTCATTATCTCAAATACATTGtgcacataaaaaaataaaattttagcaaaaaatTAAGGATCAGCATTTCTTAACATCCCCAAGATATTCCTTGGCCAAAAGAGAATTTAGCGATCAAGTAAGTTTGGGTCTCAATATATATTATATCCTCTCAGGGTCATACAACCCATGAGcagattacagttttaaaaaaaatccggTATAAATTTCATTCTTAGTTTTAGTTCCACAAATTCTCAGTTTGTTCCTGCCAATAATTCTAGGCCAGAAGAGGGTCCTAGAAAGACCCAGTTCACAAGGGAATTGATACTCTATATTCCATCCAACATTAAACACTATGGGTGGGCACTTCCAAGAATATAGAAGTAACTAACAGTCTCTACCCTCAAGAGCTTCATGCAGTGGAGACACTAGTCCTGGCCATTTCCTCTTGTACAGGTTTCCATATAGAGCCGGTATCTAATAAACGATTGTTTAAATTGAGTTTGGAAACCAAGATACATTTTAAGTTTGGTTATGCTACAGTAGTTTGGAGGACACGGGCCTACACTATGACAGAATCAGATCATTCTATAGACTACTTCAGCATGACTGAGATCTTGAATAATCAAACGTGCCTTGCTCATAGCTACTTTGGAGATCCAGAACCAGCCAGGAGTAAAAAGTTTTGATCAGAGAAGCCCCAGACCCCAAAGGATTTAACAGTATTCACTATGACAGTGTTCCTAAATACATGTACCATAACACTCTAGGTTCTTGATATGTTAGTAGCTATTATATGGTGAAATAGGACTGAAAAAGTGGTTCAGCAGAGTTGATATGCCTCTGCACTGGAAGATTTCTCAATGCCTTTTAAGCACTGTGCTAAGCTTCTTTTATGtagtctcatttaatcttcacaacaatcctatgaaatAAGTATtggtatttttcccattttagagatgaacaGCAGAGCTCAGAGAGTAATTAATCTGCTTCTGACCACATGGCTTACAAGATACAGAATGGGACCATGAAATCAAATTTTCTTCTGTCAACAAGGATCGATTTATGATCATTCAAGGAATACTGTTTCTAAAATGTTGATGGGCATTAGAACACTCCCAGAGGGAGGAGGCACAGTATTAAGAGTTTCCCAAACTGATCTGATTAGGGAAACTTTCTGAATGAATCAGCACTCGAAACTAGCTTTCCATAGaatacattttgaaaacattGTGGTGCGAATGAGTCAGAGATATCCTGTGGCAGAGAGAAGGCAGGTGGAGGATACTCAGAAGGAGAAGCTGTTCTAGAAAGagtatttattaaaattgtgCTCAAAGAATTAATAGTAACATGTAAATCAAACCTCAGTTTAACAGATACTATTTCTTTACCTCCACATTCATAAATCCCAGTCGatggctcatttcttttttttttttccccaatgggcaggtaccggaattcaaacccgggtctcaggcatggcaggcaagaattctgccactgccaCACTGCCCAGctcatttcttttaaatagtaTTTGATATGACATTCCAATTCCTACATATTCACTTAGCTAGTTCTTTAAGATTTGTTACAGGATTTGACTTACCTGGTAATTCAACTCATTTTGTTACTAATTTTGATAAGGTATATTCACACTGGGAGTATAAATTTCAGCTTGCTGTGCATCTTGATGGAGTTGCAGTTTGCATTTTAGGGCAAAATAATTTCTTCGTTGTACAGGACTGATCTAAACTGTGTAAGACATTTAGCATCCCTGGCCCCTGCCCATTAAACACTAGTCACTGTGacaacaagaaaaatattcccaCAATTTCAAAACTCCCTTTAGAGGTATGGTACCAGCTGAGAATTACAGGTATGGAGCAAACCAGaaagttcaataaaatattaattgaaagaaaaacaccTAACCGAACCATGTATTTAGTATTCCAGGAGAGAATTCAATATTTAGCATGTTATCTCCAATCCGGCATGTCCAAATTCTCATTACATTTCTCTCTATTCTGTTAATAACAAGAACAGATTCAACACCAACTGCTAAAATACTATTTGTAGCTAAGAGGGCCAAACCCTATGTACTTTGCCAATAACAGCAATAAAGTTGGGCAGAAGCTAAGCCCAGAATTACATGGGGTGGCTTCTATGTGAGGCAGCAGCCACAAAACAAGTATATCATTCTTTCAAAATAGTCTTATCATTTTTTCAAATTTGGACTCAAGAAGGATActgttcttttactttaaaaaagtatttattattgAAAGCTTGTTCCCTCTCACTGGAAATCAGCTCAGCAATGCAGCTCTATCCTTTTTAGGATTATCTGGCCCCGAATAATttcaggaaaaaacaacaactggACTGGAGGTTCAGTAACATATTCAAAGACATGTCAGTATGCATTCAGGAACACTGGTTTCATTTCTTGATTGGAATGCCAATCACCATAAAATCTTCTGCAAGAGTCACTTCCTGGAGATCTAACACTGATTCAGCTTGCTTTTTCAGTTCTGTAATACCATCTGTTTCTCCTTCTTTGGCCAATGCAATTGGTTTGTATCTCTGACTGAAGTGAGTCAGAACCAGCCTCTTTGCTTGGCACAACTTTGCAAATGCTGCTGCCATCTGCGGTGTGCTGTGGCCATGCTCTTTTGCTTTGTCCATCTGGGTATCATCCAGGGTTGCTTCATGGATCAAAAGGTCTGCTTCAAAGCACAGTTTCACTCCTCCATCACCCACAACCCCAGAACAATCACCCAATATGCAGATTTTTCTTCCAACAACAGGCTTTTTTAAAACATCTTGGGGAGAAATTGTAACCCCATTTTCTAGAACAACTGAAATTCCATTTTTCAGTTTCCCATAGGCAGGACCTGGTGGAACACCTAATGATGAAGGCAGATAACATTATATCATGAGAATGGAATCTATGACTTCATAAGAATCTGTTTTAACAGCATAGCAAACAACAAATGGAAAGTTACTCAATTCTTATCAGAATTGTTATAAATGTCTTCACTACTTGTGGAAAACCAgaatatttacacattttaaaaaattcagtgttGGCTCTGATATTCACAATGTCCCTGTGCTTAAAACATCTGCCATGCACTGTGTCAGATGAGTTTCAAGTTTCTAAGTCCTACCAGAACCTCTTTCTATCAAGACAACAGCTTTTATATTCTCCGTTGTGCAAAGGAATAATGTTTGTGAGACTGCTTTCTTTAACAAGCTCATCTTTGGATAAAATTAGTGTCTGTTTAGGAAGTGACATAATACCTAGTAAAGACAGGTATCTACAAACTGActaacttaataaaaatattgttaaaagggATTTGCTTGGACCACAAGGTCAAGGAGAATTTCAGGCAATCACACATAACTGATTTTATTGTAAGGTAGGGGCAGTTTCATGTTTATCAAATTGGGCTTAAATCTCATCTTAATCTAGAATAATGCCTGATTATCACTCTGATATAATTCCAATAAGATCATATTTatagttttcaaatataattatttcCCCAGGTTTTCAGATAATAAAACTACCTTTGACAGAAGTCACATTTCCTCATTATCTAGCATTTTGTTTTAGTCGAGGAGAAAGGAAATTATGTAAATAAAGAAatgacaaacaaaaaatactgcTTTGCTTTTCATAGGCTTTGGCATGGACATGTGATATTGGAGGTATAATGGACTTGGACAGGGCTTCATAAGTCATGCTGAAGACCCCCCTTATGCATCATGACCTAGGGGAGAAGGTGTAAAGCCTTAGGTGAGCTCCAAGCCCATCTCTGGGTGCTTGCTTCCAAAGATGGACCCAGCTATGTCGGATTGGTTGAAGTGTTTTGTTCTGAATACCAAATTAATCAAGGTTGGATGAATAGACAAagtaaacagagaaagaaaactctgaaagTAGTCTGGTTACAGTTGCATAGTTGTTAAGAACTATGGTTCAAAAAAAAGCAGGCCAAAAATGCCATTGAAAacataaatacatgaataatCTGGACCTAAAACTGCCCTACCGCAACCGCAAACCACTCCCATCAACTAAGATAGCAGAGGTGAAAATAAGACCAACTAAGAATCTGGATCTGGGGAGTTGAAGAGagaaacattcaaataaatatttggtttTTGCTCTGAATAACATCTTTTGGCCTCAAgtctttccattaataaataagcaaactCTGGGCAAAGGAAGTAAATGGCAAAAATGCCAGTTTCAGGCCTGGGTGACAGGAATGGAAAATTACTAGGACACTTCTAACAGTATCCATTAACACCAACTTCActgatgagaaggaaaaaaaaaaaaaaaacacttaccGAGGTCTTTAAGTTTCTGTGCATTGAGTTTACCTGGGCGTTTCTTCTCCATGACTGAAAACCCAAAGGAGGGAATTCGATGAAAGAGGCGAAATGCTTTTACAACAAACTGTTCATCGTCAACCAGAAGGTATGACTTTTCTTCTGAGTCTAACAGGATAGTTCTGCCTTGTCCCTCCTTGGGAGGACTGTCTGCTCTATTCACATGTgcaaattctttcatttcttccatagGACATTGATCTGCGGTTGGCATCAACTCATGGACCACGTAAGGGAAGACCAACTCTGTGTGAGACAGTTCCATGGTTTGCCAGATAAAGTCTCGAAGTCCTACAGGGCCGTAAATTTCAATCGGCTGTTTGGTGACCGCAGTACTACTCTGTAGACTGATTGTGCAGAGAAGGCCAGGAAGCCCAAAGAAATggtctccatgaagatgtgtaaTGAATATCTTAGTAATTCGCCCTTTAGTTGAAACAGAGAAATATCAATGAGAATTTTTCAGAAATGAGATCCCATTCTAAGCTACTTGAAACAAGCATAACAACTCAAATAAAAAGCAGCAAAATGAATTTAGAAGTTCTATTTACTACCATGaacttattaatttatattttactacACAGTCCCAAGAAGCAAGAAAGACAGTTTTTCCCCCACTGGTTTTAGTAagatatagctttttttttttattagagaagttgtggatttacagaaaaataatgcatgaaaaaaaatcataccaccctattattaacaccttgcctgcattagtatggtacatatattacaattgatgaaagcacatttttataattgtactattaactacagtccatgatTTATGTTAGGATtcagtttgtgttgtacagtcccatggattttttaaaaaaatttattctagtaacatacatacaatataAAAAGATACCCTCTCttttcataaacattttcaaattatacagttttatattttttagagTATTTTTCTACATagtctctaatttaaaaaaaatgaatatagaagTGTACCAAAATAATTCACATAAGTAACTAGATAGGCCTTATAGGTGGAAAAACTTGACAGTTACACTGTTCCCTACTGCTCCCTCTGAGAATAGTAAGCATGTACACCCAGTAAAACAAACACATCCAGCTCCAAATGACTGGACCAGTGCCTCAATCCAAAACTGCCTTTTAAGGACTCTACGCTGGAGAGAAATTAACCAACCAAGTCAGATCTTGCTTGTTTGGGGGAGGCTTAAGGAGAAGGATAAGAACCGAGGGGcacaaggagggagagaggaggtggGCAATAGATGCCAGAATACAGATCTGTTATTGTGGAATGGCACTTGCATATCTTCCTTTTAGATTGAACTAAAACAACAGCTTTTTCAGTGCATATTGGCTTAAGTTGCAATTTGATTTAGTCTGTGATAAACTGAGTTTACTGCTGGTATGTGACAAGATGCCACATCAGTATTTTTCTGAGATGCATTATTACAAGGCACTTTAAAAGTAACAATTAAAATGAACACATTCTTAGTATAACAGAGGCTTCCAGTCCTAGTTCATGGCCTAACTATACCTATGGTATCAAATATTTGATACCATAAAAGAACAGGAACAAATCTTTTGTAGTAGATTTGTTCTGTCATCAAGGCAAAGGTATTCTCTAAGTGAATCTCCCAGGATCACCATACCAAGCCCTAGTGGCAGAGCACAACTGATTGGGCAGAGGAGATTTTGGACTTTGAGAATCCCTAGGAGGCACTCTAGAAATTTCCTCcatgtattcctttttcttttctccttttagtccttatttttgctattatttgGCTTCTAGAACCCTTCATTTTCCCCCTATGCCCCCGTTCAGGATGTCAAGGCACTTCCAAGTGTGACCTAAGGCCTTTGGAGACACACTAGAGCAGTTGCTGAATTGCCATCTCACCTTGGCATCAGAATTGCCATGTCAGACTTTCTGGGCCCTCTCCCTATCAACTCCAAAATAAAGCCAAAACTGAACTCCAAAACAACCTGTGAACCCAAAACAAGTGAGACAAATTAAGAAGTGAAAAACTGCTTCTCACAGTTATCACAGTTTCAAAGAAgacaaacatttcattttttcaagaAACTTGATTTCACAGGGAGAAGGAATGGCAACCACAATTATCAAAGGTATGAGGAAGTTAtcaaatgaagagagaaaaatgcaggAGTCCTTTTTCACTTGGGAACAAGAAAGTTATGGGGGAATATGTCATCCATACAGGACTGGAATACTAAGCATTCACTAAAAATGATGCTGCAATTATATTTACTGCCATGGGGAAATGTCTGCAATATACTGTTCATATACATTGTTCAGTGGAAAAACAAGTAGGTTACACCAAGTATAGCACGATCTCATTTATGTGAAAGTATACACATACAAATCCACCACATATTACCATGTCTTCATGTATAGGGAATTTATCTATGAAAGAGGGATTTGGGCTCTTTCTTATTTATAATTTACTGCTTTGTTTGTATACTTTTTGTTGTCGTTATCTTGGTTTCTTTCTGTAtgctttttataatatttttttttaattttatttttgtaatactTCTTATACtcacttttataaaaattttatgatcATTTTTGAGAGGAAAATAGAAGGCTTATGGGTACTCtaaaattttggaagaaatagACATGGTAAACATGCACTTGTGAACCAGATGTGTGCAAGTTGAATCAAGGAAGCTTGAAAAAAGTACATTTA
The sequence above is a segment of the Tamandua tetradactyla isolate mTamTet1 chromosome 18, mTamTet1.pri, whole genome shotgun sequence genome. Coding sequences within it:
- the ELAC1 gene encoding zinc phosphodiesterase ELAC protein 1; protein product: MSMDVTFLGTGAAYPSPTRGASALVLRCEGDCWLFDCGEGTQTQLMKSQLKAGRITKIFITHLHGDHFFGLPGLLCTISLQSSTAVTKQPIEIYGPVGLRDFIWQTMELSHTELVFPYVVHELMPTADQCPMEEMKEFAHVNRADSPPKEGQGRTILLDSEEKSYLLVDDEQFVVKAFRLFHRIPSFGFSVMEKKRPGKLNAQKLKDLGVPPGPAYGKLKNGISVVLENGVTISPQDVLKKPVVGRKICILGDCSGVVGDGGVKLCFEADLLIHEATLDDTQMDKAKEHGHSTPQMAAAFAKLCQAKRLVLTHFSQRYKPIALAKEGETDGITELKKQAESVLDLQEVTLAEDFMVIGIPIKK